Proteins encoded within one genomic window of Nitrospina gracilis 3/211:
- a CDS encoding Lcl C-terminal domain-containing protein, whose amino-acid sequence MRILAIGLIIWLSMASSVWADCTKEEVCSMMKTMGHFDILDKCPNAAPLLGECKKVSETRLEDLATPKFVESGDGTVKDTVNHLEWLKAGIRDQKYSLKEAEDLALTAEQSGKTGWRVPTLPELKTLLYNERVANASGQKAWVNPIFDDGRGHYYWTSTTCEKVSVVEDRYQKKLCQQGEQGAWLIHFNIGAIFWHHTTAKNYYVWLVRNSE is encoded by the coding sequence ATGCGTATTCTGGCAATCGGATTGATCATCTGGCTTTCCATGGCGTCTTCGGTGTGGGCGGATTGCACCAAGGAGGAAGTGTGCTCCATGATGAAAACCATGGGCCATTTTGACATTCTAGATAAATGCCCGAATGCCGCGCCACTGCTGGGGGAATGCAAAAAGGTTTCTGAAACCCGCCTGGAAGATCTGGCCACTCCCAAGTTTGTGGAATCCGGAGACGGCACGGTCAAGGACACCGTCAACCACCTGGAGTGGCTTAAAGCCGGCATCCGTGACCAAAAGTATTCCTTGAAGGAGGCCGAAGACCTGGCGTTGACCGCAGAACAGTCGGGAAAAACAGGGTGGCGGGTTCCGACTTTACCCGAGCTGAAAACTCTGTTGTATAATGAAAGAGTTGCAAACGCCAGTGGACAAAAGGCATGGGTCAACCCCATATTCGATGATGGACGCGGGCATTATTACTGGACCTCCACCACTTGCGAGAAAGTATCCGTGGTGGAAGACAGGTATCAGAAAAAATTGTGCCAGCAGGGCGAGCAGGGAGCCTGGTTGATCCATTTTAATATCGGTGCCATTTTCTGGCATCACACTACGGCCAAAAACTATTATGTCTGGCTGGTCCGAAATAGCGAGTAG
- a CDS encoding SIR2 family NAD-dependent protein deacylase, translated as METSSQLLRCAKVLSMADSILILTSAGMSADSNIPTFRDKEGYWKNFPPFKSKGLEAQDLANPWAFEHELEHAWAFYEWRRRNADENQPHPGYHILNRWMDEVFANAFIHTTNTDGYHLRSGAPVDKVKEVHGSMWRLQCTRPCCDDFWDEPAVPLCGLDYDTMKASNFPLCPQCGAVARPHILMFGDAQYTGHPEQDVNFSRFIKNPVDAVLLIGSSGAVPTNDYLAMHFRDQGAPVVNINLDPSANALLRTEFMLEMPGKAALEALDQAISSLRN; from the coding sequence ATGGAAACCTCTAGCCAACTCCTTCGTTGTGCCAAAGTGCTTTCGATGGCCGACTCCATTTTGATCCTGACAAGCGCCGGCATGAGTGCCGACTCCAACATCCCCACCTTTCGCGACAAGGAGGGGTACTGGAAGAATTTTCCGCCGTTCAAATCAAAGGGACTGGAAGCGCAGGACCTGGCGAACCCGTGGGCGTTCGAACACGAGTTGGAGCATGCCTGGGCATTTTATGAATGGCGGCGGCGCAACGCCGATGAAAACCAGCCGCACCCCGGTTATCACATTCTCAACCGCTGGATGGACGAGGTATTTGCAAACGCTTTCATCCACACCACCAACACTGACGGGTACCATCTCCGCTCCGGAGCCCCGGTAGACAAGGTGAAGGAAGTCCACGGTTCCATGTGGAGATTGCAGTGCACGCGCCCCTGCTGTGACGATTTCTGGGACGAACCGGCAGTACCGCTTTGCGGGCTCGATTATGACACCATGAAGGCGTCGAACTTTCCGCTGTGCCCTCAATGCGGGGCGGTGGCGCGTCCGCACATCCTCATGTTCGGCGACGCACAGTACACCGGGCACCCTGAGCAGGACGTCAACTTTTCGCGCTTCATTAAGAACCCGGTAGACGCGGTGCTGTTGATTGGAAGTTCCGGCGCGGTGCCCACCAACGATTATCTGGCCATGCATTTCCGCGATCAGGGTGCACCGGTGGTCAACATCAATCTCGACCCTTCCGCAAACGCCCTGTTGCGCACCGAGTTCATGCTGGAGATGCCTGGTAAGGCAGCACTGGAGGCGCTCGATCAGGCTATTTCCTCTTTGAGAAACTGA
- a CDS encoding HD domain-containing protein, protein MSSAVIEKTRKFAQSFFADDGSGHDWWHVHRVWQMACKLADAEGADRTVVEIAALLHDVADWKLGNGEEQQGYETIRNLLKDDLPAETVERVCDIISKVSYKGAGVTTPVNCLEGQCVQDADRLDAIGAVGIARAFAYGGNRNRLIHDPAQEPVLHQSFGEYKKNKGPSINHFYEKLLLLKDRMNTATARALAEERHRFMEQYLQQFFGEWDGNL, encoded by the coding sequence ATGTCCTCCGCCGTCATTGAAAAAACCCGGAAGTTCGCACAATCGTTTTTCGCTGACGACGGTTCCGGTCACGACTGGTGGCACGTACACCGGGTGTGGCAGATGGCCTGCAAACTGGCCGACGCCGAGGGCGCCGACCGTACGGTCGTGGAAATCGCCGCCCTCCTGCACGATGTCGCCGACTGGAAGCTGGGAAACGGCGAAGAACAGCAGGGTTACGAAACCATCCGCAATCTGCTCAAGGACGATTTGCCTGCGGAGACGGTGGAACGTGTGTGCGATATCATCTCCAAAGTCTCCTACAAAGGAGCCGGGGTGACGACACCCGTGAACTGCCTGGAAGGTCAGTGCGTGCAGGATGCGGATCGTCTGGACGCCATCGGCGCGGTGGGTATTGCGCGGGCGTTCGCCTACGGAGGAAACAGGAACCGGCTGATCCACGACCCGGCGCAGGAACCGGTGCTTCACCAGAGCTTCGGCGAATACAAAAAAAACAAGGGACCCTCGATCAATCACTTTTATGAAAAACTTCTGCTGCTCAAGGACCGCATGAACACCGCGACGGCCCGTGCGCTGGCCGAGGAGCGGCACCGCTTCATGGAACAGTACCTCCAACAGTTTTTCGGAGAATGGGATGGAAACCTCTAG
- a CDS encoding energy-coupling factor transporter transmembrane component T family protein, whose translation MAGHTPLSKSILESRYQKGDSFFHKLSPGWKILTVLGLLVWIALADLTVLVGLTILVVLCAISAGIPLATLLKLLRSLRWLLLVIGVFPMLFTPGTVIPVLSFLQVPITWEGIHGGTMACVKLTVMFVLSILLTRTTPPMALIECLQRWVILPSPVWRQKILDVFTVGLWSIQLIPILCVEAERFILGEMERRREANAETQKKMGLRDAWSAALLLGPLVTHLFGQVDRFALELQQEGDTVPEQGVA comes from the coding sequence ATGGCGGGTCACACCCCTTTGTCGAAAAGTATTCTTGAAAGCCGTTACCAGAAGGGCGATTCCTTTTTTCATAAGTTGAGCCCGGGCTGGAAGATTCTTACGGTGCTGGGTCTCCTTGTGTGGATTGCCCTTGCGGACCTGACGGTGCTGGTCGGTCTCACGATACTGGTCGTGCTTTGCGCAATCAGCGCGGGCATTCCCCTTGCCACGTTGCTCAAGCTGCTCCGGTCATTGAGATGGTTGCTTCTGGTGATCGGGGTGTTCCCGATGCTGTTCACACCCGGCACCGTGATTCCGGTTTTGAGTTTTCTTCAGGTTCCCATTACATGGGAGGGCATTCATGGGGGGACCATGGCCTGTGTGAAACTGACCGTGATGTTTGTACTGTCGATCTTGCTCACCCGCACCACGCCGCCGATGGCTCTCATTGAATGCCTGCAAAGGTGGGTGATCCTTCCCTCGCCCGTTTGGAGACAGAAAATTCTGGACGTGTTTACGGTTGGATTGTGGTCGATTCAATTGATCCCGATTCTGTGCGTTGAAGCGGAGCGGTTCATTCTGGGCGAAATGGAACGGCGGCGGGAAGCGAACGCAGAAACGCAAAAGAAAATGGGCCTGCGTGATGCATGGTCGGCGGCGCTGCTTCTCGGACCGCTGGTCACGCACCTGTTTGGTCAGGTGGACCGCTTTGCGTTGGAGTTGCAGCAGGAAGGCGACACCGTGCCAGAGCAGGGAGTGGCTTGA
- a CDS encoding phosphoadenylyl-sulfate reductase, producing the protein MNWQEFEQKSASEIMNEALDRFGERAGIASSFGLEDMVLIDLAHRSGKPFTVFTLDTGRLHEETYEIMEKTRARYGIPVRAYFPDATAVETLEREKGLFSFRESLENRKECCRIRKVEPLGRALKELDAWITGVRREQSVTRSDIQKAHEDADHPPLIKFNPLADWTEAQVNQYIQDHKIPVNALHARNYPSIGCAPCTRPIEPGEDIRAGRWWWENPEHKECGLHRPR; encoded by the coding sequence ATGAACTGGCAGGAATTTGAGCAAAAATCAGCTTCTGAGATCATGAACGAGGCGCTGGACCGTTTCGGCGAGCGGGCTGGCATCGCTTCCAGCTTCGGTTTGGAAGACATGGTGCTGATCGACCTCGCGCACCGCTCCGGCAAACCTTTCACCGTGTTCACGCTGGATACCGGTCGCCTGCACGAGGAAACCTACGAGATTATGGAAAAGACGCGCGCCAGGTACGGCATCCCCGTTCGCGCCTACTTTCCGGACGCCACTGCCGTGGAAACCCTGGAACGGGAAAAAGGTCTGTTCTCGTTCCGCGAAAGCCTGGAAAACCGTAAAGAGTGTTGTCGCATCCGCAAGGTAGAACCGCTCGGACGTGCTTTGAAAGAGCTCGATGCATGGATCACCGGTGTCCGGCGGGAGCAGAGTGTGACGCGTAGCGACATTCAAAAAGCGCATGAGGATGCAGACCATCCGCCCCTCATCAAATTCAATCCGCTGGCGGACTGGACCGAGGCGCAGGTGAACCAGTACATCCAAGACCACAAGATTCCGGTCAACGCCCTGCACGCGAGGAATTACCCGAGCATCGGCTGTGCGCCGTGCACCCGGCCCATTGAACCGGGGGAAGACATCCGCGCCGGACGCTGGTGGTGGGAAAATCCCGAGCACAAGGAATGCGGCCTGCACCGACCCCGCTGA
- a CDS encoding trypsin-like peptidase domain-containing protein, which translates to MLGSSALAGHSLGNGLRVLEEVESGLVGLAEHTLPSVVSISPFVPESSVGTPESLRKRPNNAGAGVIVDGRNGYLITNAHVVRKAEKIRVTLYGGQEYVGNVLGTDEETDLAVVHINSDEILPQVSLGDSSKLKIGQLVVAIGNPYGLKETLSLGVISGLNRENINLSRYEDFIQTDASINPGNSGGPLLNIRGEVIGINTAIINYAQSIGFAIPSNVVKNVSRQIIEHGEVNRGWLGVGIENVPEDVAAQVNLAKGRGVMINSIFEGQPAHMAGLKVGDIILKIGGSNVDSPNGMIRLIGNVSPGQFINLDILRDGEERTYSIQLGHRKDQMEMASLQQNPLPELGFDWTEHEAGATTGDHEDSDKKKEGVLVTRVEPGGSADRGGLMVGDLITALNGQDVINRGHFESILRQNHVRGSISVTVQRADEEVSLTLSRSE; encoded by the coding sequence ATGTTGGGTTCAAGCGCGTTGGCCGGGCATTCATTGGGCAATGGTTTGCGTGTTCTGGAAGAGGTGGAATCGGGCCTTGTTGGGCTCGCGGAGCATACGTTGCCTTCCGTGGTCAGCATTTCGCCGTTCGTTCCGGAATCTTCGGTGGGCACGCCGGAATCCCTGCGCAAGCGGCCGAACAACGCCGGCGCCGGTGTGATTGTTGACGGGCGGAACGGATACCTGATCACCAACGCGCATGTGGTGAGGAAGGCTGAAAAGATTAGGGTGACTCTTTACGGCGGTCAGGAATATGTCGGAAATGTCTTGGGGACCGACGAAGAAACGGACTTGGCGGTCGTTCATATTAATAGCGACGAGATCTTGCCGCAGGTGAGCCTGGGGGATTCGTCAAAATTGAAAATTGGCCAACTGGTTGTCGCCATCGGCAACCCCTATGGATTGAAAGAAACCTTGAGCCTTGGCGTGATCAGCGGTCTCAACCGGGAGAACATCAACCTTTCCCGTTACGAAGACTTCATTCAAACGGATGCCTCCATCAATCCGGGCAACAGCGGGGGGCCTCTCCTCAATATCCGTGGCGAAGTGATCGGAATCAATACAGCCATCATCAACTATGCGCAGAGCATCGGCTTTGCCATTCCCTCCAATGTCGTCAAAAACGTTTCACGCCAGATCATTGAGCACGGTGAGGTCAACCGCGGCTGGTTGGGAGTGGGTATTGAGAACGTTCCTGAAGACGTTGCCGCCCAGGTCAACCTCGCCAAAGGGCGGGGTGTGATGATCAATTCCATTTTCGAGGGGCAGCCCGCCCATATGGCGGGACTCAAGGTGGGGGATATTATTTTGAAGATAGGGGGTTCCAATGTGGATTCCCCCAACGGGATGATCCGGCTCATCGGCAACGTTTCCCCCGGTCAGTTCATCAACCTGGATATCCTCCGCGATGGCGAGGAGCGAACGTATTCGATTCAATTGGGGCACCGCAAAGACCAGATGGAAATGGCGTCCCTGCAGCAAAATCCACTTCCCGAGCTTGGTTTCGATTGGACGGAGCATGAGGCTGGCGCCACGACGGGGGACCATGAAGATTCAGATAAGAAAAAAGAGGGCGTCCTTGTGACCCGGGTGGAACCGGGTGGGTCCGCGGACCGGGGCGGCCTCATGGTAGGCGATCTGATCACCGCCCTGAACGGGCAGGATGTGATCAATCGCGGTCATTTTGAAAGTATACTCCGGCAGAATCATGTGCGGGGGTCGATTTCGGTAACCGTTCAACGGGCCGATGAAGAGGTGAGCCTGACATTGAGCAGGAGCGAATAA
- a CDS encoding multicopper oxidase domain-containing protein, which produces MAIAKSTKWVGQLLVVLLAALSLGITPALANPKHEGHDGADRPDWLKKLEEQVDYEEMMEGLGGNQQKLDKTFRTLMDNLKGKLLEHAVPASSSGMFHESWAAHQLQQGYLLGPTKAANKVYRGAHCPAGVPTKHYDVSAINVEITLNQWGDYYPGYMYVLTKDIDKVRAEEEKNAAAREEALDPGAVRTGHQGDAITPMSIRANQGDCVRITFHNKLEYESAGFQINGSAMIISETGEPNTAATKGAIIAPGKTQEYEWYIPIDEQEGGRMIVSHAGRDPASLGLIGAFMVEPRGSEYLNPWTGEPLENGWMAMITNKDAKDFREFVIFYHEVGDESFRPLNRHGEMIPQRDPQTDSYRPSARAINYRSEPFGINNLAVQEKMFHFEDESLGYSSYTFGDAPTTIPRSYLGDPAKYRLVHGGGEVFHSHHPHGGTIRWTRSPKREPGLENLVTAAWDGPVKYPVVRTTTDRVDVQVIGPAEVVDLETECGSGLCQRLAGDFLFHCHVAHHYVAGMWGYWRVYNTLQEGNYPLGSTDIMPPLKELPDRKGRIPRGVTSDQLVGKTMDWFGKHFQIVDKGNSDWNRESPVVNVKDWVKYMLPPQGNPGHTNDEKGQILSYDGTVLGWAWNGNQALSEKETTYKVPKYISPRPGKRHPLQFSPLTGKLAWPHLTPHFGKRVPFARHHGGAPWLEPFHMLPDPKILHSESGSGRSGPNVENSSPAKPGAHGRWSLCPEGAGRKQYNLHFINTPIEVSGAYGNTPPVLDKYGLIYVIDEDMAGVKADPKKAIPLVIRANVYDCVDVLLTSEWNDDDFTNFQMSKVNIHPHFFQFDNQASDGVITGFSYDQSMRPYTQFTKKEKKGHHVGLPVPMNAKVLEDTKPGDTTVKIKMAEGATPYHVGADIIVGIEVPNKKDARWIKKMSPDPSKGFAKDGVYTITFSEGMSHPHKKGQIVSTEYVRYRWWVDADVGLVFWHDHAFGATTWPHGGIGSTIVEPWGSTYHDPKTGKEVRSGPVVDIHGTEPVAYSRSGAFREIVVQLHDTVPHTAQLVSKGNPPGLSRENAIAAGQSVSFQMPKDMLEVAFPHLNGGTHTTGSGFNFRAASLTSRLRANPKAEWLFSSLKHRDPDTPLVRAYLGDSVVFRLLHGLMNETHTFVVSGHGYRPERYDGDSRVTNTIHIGIAERYDLATTAGGYQQMAGDYLFYNGRTSHLSEGSWGILRVYDELQKDLKLLNPHAPIPKSKTELCPAGAPVKQFNVVAVNKELKFNPNADDYLEVDFERKLLLANPEGKVFMLEDEVSKASDDDVMPHPLTLRVNIGDCVKIKLTNRLEKSNTSLHVNNIAFDPKDSQGINVGNNPGDQTVAPGKSKNYTFYAHPGFKINGSLIWDFGNLVGNVRDGLYGGIIVGPRGSVYRDPETGKDISLGNSWKADVIIDKSYPENSDMENYRDFALYFQDEDNIIGTSFMPYLQNVAGLTGVNYRLEPWLYREFEGCDFGNMFTPCVAAEGDPATPVLKAHAGDKVMINVFGAHNEQNQMFNLDGHQWRRHMDQEGSDMIDVEQFGGGEYIQAHLRNGAGGTYHNPGTYLWLNARTPYQQAGQWGYFKVLPQGDRSILPLDGATPQGLKSAQNVDDNKLSMR; this is translated from the coding sequence ATGGCAATCGCTAAATCAACAAAGTGGGTGGGGCAGCTTCTGGTTGTCCTGCTGGCCGCGCTGAGCCTGGGTATCACTCCGGCCCTCGCGAATCCCAAGCATGAGGGGCACGACGGCGCTGATCGTCCCGACTGGTTGAAGAAGCTCGAAGAGCAAGTCGACTACGAGGAGATGATGGAAGGCCTGGGAGGCAACCAGCAGAAGCTGGACAAAACCTTCCGCACCCTCATGGACAACCTGAAGGGCAAGCTTTTGGAGCACGCCGTTCCCGCATCTTCAAGCGGTATGTTCCATGAGTCGTGGGCAGCACATCAGTTGCAGCAGGGTTACCTGTTGGGGCCGACGAAAGCTGCCAACAAGGTGTACAGGGGTGCACATTGCCCGGCAGGAGTGCCCACCAAGCACTACGATGTCAGCGCCATCAACGTGGAGATCACGTTGAACCAGTGGGGCGACTATTACCCTGGTTACATGTACGTGCTGACCAAGGACATCGATAAAGTGCGTGCTGAGGAAGAAAAGAACGCCGCAGCTCGGGAGGAAGCTCTCGATCCGGGTGCGGTGCGGACGGGTCATCAGGGTGATGCCATTACCCCCATGTCCATTCGTGCCAACCAGGGCGACTGTGTGCGCATCACCTTCCACAACAAGCTCGAATACGAATCTGCCGGATTTCAGATCAACGGTTCCGCAATGATCATCAGCGAAACCGGTGAGCCGAACACGGCGGCGACCAAAGGCGCCATCATCGCTCCGGGTAAAACCCAGGAATACGAGTGGTACATTCCGATCGACGAGCAGGAAGGCGGTCGAATGATCGTCAGCCACGCCGGCCGGGATCCCGCATCCCTGGGTCTCATCGGTGCGTTCATGGTTGAACCGCGCGGCTCCGAGTACCTGAACCCGTGGACCGGTGAGCCTCTGGAAAACGGCTGGATGGCGATGATCACCAACAAGGACGCCAAAGACTTCCGTGAGTTCGTGATTTTTTACCACGAAGTCGGTGACGAGTCTTTCCGCCCGCTCAACCGCCACGGTGAGATGATTCCGCAGCGCGATCCGCAGACCGACTCGTATCGACCTTCGGCGCGTGCGATCAACTATCGCAGTGAGCCGTTCGGTATCAACAACCTGGCTGTTCAGGAGAAGATGTTCCACTTCGAGGACGAATCCCTGGGTTACAGCTCGTACACCTTCGGGGATGCCCCGACCACGATTCCGCGGTCGTACCTCGGTGACCCGGCGAAATACCGCCTGGTACACGGTGGTGGTGAAGTGTTCCACTCCCATCATCCGCACGGCGGCACCATCCGCTGGACGCGTTCCCCGAAACGGGAGCCGGGCCTCGAAAACCTGGTGACCGCCGCGTGGGATGGTCCTGTGAAATACCCCGTTGTCCGCACCACCACCGACCGTGTTGACGTGCAAGTCATCGGCCCGGCCGAAGTGGTGGATCTGGAAACCGAGTGTGGTTCCGGTCTGTGTCAGCGTCTGGCAGGTGACTTCCTGTTCCATTGCCACGTGGCGCACCATTACGTGGCCGGAATGTGGGGGTACTGGCGTGTGTACAACACTCTGCAGGAAGGCAATTACCCGCTCGGTTCCACCGACATCATGCCGCCCCTGAAGGAGTTGCCGGATCGCAAAGGCCGTATCCCGAGAGGTGTGACCTCGGACCAGCTGGTCGGCAAGACCATGGACTGGTTCGGCAAGCATTTCCAGATTGTTGATAAAGGCAATAGCGACTGGAACCGGGAATCCCCTGTCGTCAACGTGAAGGACTGGGTCAAGTACATGCTGCCCCCTCAGGGCAACCCGGGCCATACCAACGACGAGAAGGGTCAAATCCTGTCGTACGATGGTACCGTGCTGGGCTGGGCCTGGAATGGCAATCAGGCCTTGTCCGAGAAGGAAACCACGTACAAGGTTCCGAAGTACATTTCTCCGCGCCCGGGCAAGCGGCATCCGCTCCAGTTCAGCCCGCTGACGGGCAAGCTGGCGTGGCCGCACCTGACGCCGCATTTCGGCAAACGGGTTCCGTTTGCACGGCATCACGGTGGTGCTCCGTGGCTCGAACCGTTCCATATGCTCCCCGATCCGAAGATTCTGCATTCCGAGTCGGGAAGTGGCCGGTCCGGTCCCAACGTGGAGAACTCGTCTCCCGCCAAACCCGGTGCGCACGGACGTTGGAGTCTGTGCCCGGAAGGTGCGGGACGCAAGCAGTACAATCTGCACTTCATCAACACGCCGATCGAAGTATCGGGCGCCTATGGCAACACGCCTCCGGTTCTCGATAAGTACGGTCTGATCTACGTGATCGATGAAGATATGGCCGGGGTGAAAGCGGATCCGAAGAAAGCGATTCCGCTGGTCATCCGCGCCAACGTGTACGACTGTGTGGACGTCCTGTTGACGAGCGAATGGAATGACGATGATTTCACCAACTTCCAGATGTCCAAGGTGAACATCCATCCTCATTTCTTCCAGTTCGACAACCAGGCGTCGGACGGCGTTATCACCGGTTTCAGCTACGACCAGTCGATGCGTCCGTACACGCAGTTCACCAAGAAAGAGAAGAAAGGGCATCATGTCGGTTTGCCGGTGCCCATGAACGCGAAGGTTTTGGAGGATACGAAACCGGGCGACACCACCGTGAAAATCAAGATGGCGGAGGGCGCGACCCCCTACCATGTTGGTGCGGACATCATTGTTGGTATTGAAGTGCCCAACAAGAAGGATGCGCGGTGGATCAAGAAGATGAGCCCGGATCCGAGCAAAGGCTTCGCCAAAGACGGTGTTTATACGATCACCTTCTCGGAGGGCATGAGCCATCCGCACAAGAAGGGACAGATCGTTTCCACCGAATATGTGCGGTACCGCTGGTGGGTGGATGCGGACGTCGGACTGGTGTTCTGGCATGACCATGCCTTCGGTGCGACGACCTGGCCGCATGGCGGTATTGGATCGACGATCGTAGAGCCCTGGGGTTCGACCTATCACGATCCGAAAACCGGCAAGGAAGTACGGAGTGGCCCGGTTGTGGATATCCACGGCACGGAGCCGGTCGCGTACTCCCGCAGCGGTGCGTTCCGCGAAATCGTGGTTCAGTTGCACGACACGGTTCCGCACACGGCACAGCTGGTAAGCAAGGGCAACCCCCCGGGACTGTCGCGTGAGAACGCGATCGCCGCGGGTCAGTCGGTTTCCTTCCAGATGCCGAAAGACATGTTGGAGGTGGCGTTCCCGCATCTGAACGGCGGCACGCACACCACCGGTTCCGGTTTCAACTTCCGGGCGGCGTCTCTGACGTCCCGCCTGAGGGCGAACCCGAAAGCGGAATGGCTGTTCAGCAGTCTGAAGCATCGCGATCCGGATACCCCGCTTGTTCGGGCGTATTTGGGTGACAGCGTGGTCTTCCGGCTGTTGCACGGTTTGATGAACGAGACCCATACGTTCGTTGTGTCGGGTCACGGCTACCGCCCCGAGCGGTACGACGGTGATTCCCGCGTGACGAACACGATCCATATCGGTATCGCAGAGCGGTACGATTTGGCCACGACGGCAGGTGGTTACCAGCAGATGGCCGGTGACTACTTGTTCTACAATGGCCGGACGTCCCATCTGTCGGAAGGCAGCTGGGGTATTCTCCGGGTCTACGATGAACTGCAGAAAGACCTGAAACTGTTGAACCCGCATGCACCGATTCCGAAATCAAAAACGGAATTGTGCCCGGCGGGCGCACCGGTGAAACAGTTCAACGTGGTTGCTGTCAACAAGGAGCTCAAGTTCAACCCCAATGCGGATGACTACCTTGAGGTGGATTTTGAGCGCAAGCTTTTGTTGGCGAACCCGGAGGGCAAGGTGTTCATGCTGGAAGACGAAGTGAGCAAGGCTTCGGACGACGACGTGATGCCGCATCCGCTGACGTTGCGCGTCAACATCGGCGACTGCGTGAAGATCAAACTCACCAATCGTCTGGAGAAGAGCAATACTTCGTTGCATGTCAACAACATCGCGTTCGATCCCAAAGATTCTCAGGGGATCAACGTGGGCAACAACCCGGGAGACCAGACGGTCGCCCCAGGCAAGTCGAAGAATTACACCTTTTACGCGCATCCGGGATTCAAGATCAACGGATCGCTGATTTGGGACTTCGGCAACCTGGTTGGGAACGTCCGGGATGGCCTGTACGGTGGTATCATTGTCGGCCCGCGGGGTTCCGTTTACCGGGATCCTGAAACCGGCAAGGACATCTCCCTGGGTAACTCCTGGAAAGCGGACGTCATCATCGATAAATCCTATCCGGAGAACTCGGATATGGAGAACTATCGTGATTTCGCCCTGTACTTCCAGGACGAGGACAACATCATCGGTACGTCTTTCATGCCTTACCTGCAGAATGTGGCGGGCCTGACGGGCGTCAACTACCGGCTGGAGCCTTGGCTGTATCGGGAATTCGAGGGTTGTGACTTCGGTAATATGTTCACGCCCTGTGTCGCTGCGGAAGGCGATCCGGCGACCCCGGTGCTCAAAGCGCATGCTGGAGACAAGGTGATGATCAACGTCTTCGGTGCCCACAACGAGCAGAACCAGATGTTCAACCTGGATGGCCACCAGTGGCGCCGTCATATGGACCAGGAAGGTTCTGATATGATCGACGTCGAGCAATTTGGTGGCGGTGAGTACATCCAGGCCCACCTGCGCAACGGTGCAGGCGGCACGTATCACAACCCGGGTACCTACCTGTGGTTGAATGCGCGGACGCCTTACCAGCAGGCGGGGCAATGGGGGTATTTCAAGGTCCTGCCGCAAGGCGACCGGTCGATCCTTCCTCTGGATGGAGCGACCCCCCAGGGCTTGAAATCCGCTCAAAATGTGGATGACAACAAACTGTCCATGCGATAG
- a CDS encoding carboxypeptidase-like regulatory domain-containing protein encodes MIKKSLFQILAVLAVLALTASLSMAKKGKYEEGSVSNGGSISGVINFKGTVPDPIMEDLNKGKNVEFCATHPNTQDGNIRPRQKVVVSGGKLKDTVVFIEDISKGKAWPGPINFDFAKCDIEPKVTVVRRPPRGVREGLVMVTNQDPDILHNPHGYSVMGARRKTLFNKPLPSKGDIADVTKNLMRMRPGKDQHFFLQCDQHNFMEADARVVWNPYYTVSGADGSFKIDQIPAGKYKVTAWHPYVGEVTQEVTVSGGADAKADFTLEKKK; translated from the coding sequence ATGATTAAAAAAAGCTTGTTCCAGATTCTGGCAGTACTGGCGGTGCTGGCACTCACAGCTTCCCTGTCCATGGCAAAAAAGGGGAAGTATGAGGAAGGCAGCGTCAGCAATGGAGGTTCTATCAGCGGTGTGATCAATTTCAAGGGCACGGTTCCTGATCCCATCATGGAAGACCTCAATAAAGGTAAAAATGTGGAATTCTGTGCGACGCACCCAAACACCCAGGACGGTAACATCCGCCCTCGGCAGAAGGTGGTTGTGAGCGGTGGTAAACTGAAAGACACCGTGGTTTTTATCGAAGACATCTCCAAGGGCAAAGCATGGCCGGGACCGATCAACTTCGATTTCGCGAAGTGTGACATCGAGCCGAAGGTGACTGTTGTTCGCCGCCCGCCGCGGGGTGTCCGTGAAGGCCTGGTCATGGTTACCAACCAGGACCCGGATATCCTCCACAACCCGCACGGGTATTCCGTAATGGGTGCTCGCCGTAAGACCCTGTTCAACAAGCCTCTGCCCAGCAAAGGTGACATTGCGGACGTCACCAAGAACCTGATGCGGATGCGCCCGGGTAAAGACCAGCATTTCTTCCTGCAGTGCGACCAGCACAACTTCATGGAAGCCGATGCTCGCGTTGTCTGGAATCCGTACTACACTGTTAGCGGTGCTGATGGGTCCTTCAAGATCGATCAGATTCCTGCCGGCAAGTACAAGGTAACCGCCTGGCACCCCTATGTAGGTGAGGTGACCCAGGAAGTGACCGTAAGCGGTGGTGCAGATGCGAAGGCGGACTTCACGTTAGAGAAGAAGAAGTAA